From a region of the Halolamina sp. CBA1230 genome:
- a CDS encoding DEAD/DEAH box helicase, which produces MSLQDVPWDPVYESEFRSNRTLMETFYKPFLDEVIRYDRLAGYLSLRSLAHALEGVDSLLETGGTVRVIAGADLQEQEKGAMFPDADEPLEPWVESQLKIIATLLDRGDLQIKVGDPKAGDGLFHPKLGIGVDGDGNTLTFEGSINETLSAWQYNYERFKVHRSWNQGEAKYVEEDVSTFNALWNGFHPSVDVYELDEAARQDLIDWKDTDGTLDEHVERVQNHNSQTIVPENDTASVVSLAGRTPGGMHLAEEISTVTPWPHQRTISDTAVSIYPNNLLFCDEVGLGKTIEAGITLSRLMQTEQVENALFLVPAGLVQQWQEELLDRFNIHAYYHERSYDGDYMVGPLGTQSDDQIPISGNVDAANWEETPIGSFVTQRDQPTVVIESWHTARMEGNQSHVAPKIDDEIWDLTVVDEAHSAREGTKLYDLLGQTEDVSRCLYALTATPMQLNVGELYDLLRLCDLPQEWDNKERFVEFFETRRALGESLETVDESYQSVTDGRQQVLKRFQEELDLEENEGRPKLERFGELLHEHIQSNPGYGDQAREVIEETDTGSIQQRKALEKLLGVRETSSRLDDPTSLMFDLGPVEWKALVEASQWATPVQSRIFRNTRAVLEKCQELDLLDDTVPTRDVETTRIELGDAEPLYDKVEEYIDETYKQSQKVLTGKEKLALGFVMTTYRQRLTSSLHAIRQSLKRRMEKLDGKVEDLTEEVSELSKDSGVTEATIDETIGQESLDAYRPSSGEAASVIRAERSALQEFVDDLDRAHTDPKVAQLGRDIRELRQDAKDNIIIFTQYHDTLEHIRETLTDTHPHVGTYSGKGGMRYDVDTGEWDNVGKEEIKRDFTQGSTNILICTDSASEGLNLQTADALINFDLPWNPMRVEQRIGRIDRIGQKNEIVKIINYAYKDSIDGDIYEELEGRLQLFENVVGPMRPVLNSIESDIKNAVMGGTTDGNESAEQVVQKADDKAQQAQQKAEETGLEDEADSATTREAIIESSGLDGWEPYCHPALESVGSEDRAYEPLVDLGTIETLLTQSTRLEEAGWEFTALRNHERKDDFSSVIDDAYVLHTPDLDRITVADSFTETAQAELGGEGLVVTFDPEISESYPSIRLLLPGDPLFEALINDAIADESDILEFVCGTHGKSGSQVTTADHVDDTQTAEVVQPASTNESVKNLLGGTESVPSPDSAEQTVLEWLSRAPRVE; this is translated from the coding sequence ATGAGCTTACAGGACGTCCCGTGGGACCCGGTATACGAGAGCGAGTTCCGGAGCAACCGGACCCTCATGGAGACGTTCTACAAACCGTTTCTCGATGAGGTCATCAGATACGACCGACTGGCGGGCTACCTGAGTCTTCGGAGCCTCGCACATGCGCTAGAGGGCGTCGATTCCCTACTCGAAACTGGAGGTACCGTCCGCGTCATCGCCGGTGCGGACCTCCAAGAACAAGAGAAAGGGGCGATGTTCCCCGACGCTGACGAGCCGCTTGAACCGTGGGTCGAATCCCAACTCAAGATTATTGCGACGCTCCTAGATCGGGGCGACCTCCAGATCAAGGTCGGCGACCCAAAGGCTGGTGACGGACTCTTCCACCCAAAACTCGGTATCGGCGTCGATGGTGACGGCAACACGCTCACCTTTGAAGGAAGCATCAATGAGACCCTGAGCGCATGGCAGTACAACTATGAGCGATTCAAAGTCCACCGCTCGTGGAACCAAGGCGAAGCGAAGTACGTCGAGGAAGACGTCTCGACATTCAACGCACTTTGGAACGGGTTCCACCCGTCAGTCGATGTCTATGAACTGGACGAGGCTGCTCGCCAAGACCTGATCGACTGGAAGGACACCGATGGAACACTCGACGAACACGTCGAACGTGTTCAAAATCACAACTCACAGACGATCGTTCCGGAGAACGATACTGCAAGCGTCGTCTCGCTCGCCGGGCGCACCCCAGGGGGGATGCATCTCGCAGAAGAAATCAGCACCGTCACACCGTGGCCACATCAGCGCACGATTTCCGATACAGCAGTCAGTATCTACCCGAATAACCTCCTCTTCTGTGACGAAGTTGGACTAGGGAAGACCATCGAAGCGGGAATCACCCTCTCACGGTTGATGCAGACCGAACAGGTCGAGAACGCGTTATTCCTTGTTCCTGCAGGCCTCGTTCAGCAGTGGCAAGAAGAACTACTCGACCGATTCAACATACACGCATACTACCACGAACGCTCATACGACGGCGACTACATGGTCGGCCCTCTCGGAACCCAAAGCGACGACCAAATCCCGATCTCAGGGAACGTCGATGCAGCAAACTGGGAAGAGACACCGATTGGATCGTTCGTCACACAGCGAGACCAGCCGACAGTAGTCATTGAATCATGGCACACCGCACGGATGGAGGGAAACCAGTCACACGTCGCACCAAAGATAGACGACGAAATCTGGGACCTCACCGTCGTTGACGAGGCACACAGCGCGAGAGAAGGAACAAAGCTGTACGACCTACTCGGCCAAACGGAGGACGTCTCCCGCTGTCTATACGCTCTCACCGCGACGCCCATGCAACTCAATGTGGGGGAACTATACGACCTTCTCCGACTGTGCGACTTACCGCAGGAGTGGGACAACAAGGAACGATTCGTCGAGTTCTTCGAAACACGCCGAGCCCTCGGAGAAAGCCTTGAAACAGTGGACGAGAGCTATCAGAGTGTCACCGATGGACGGCAGCAGGTACTGAAGCGCTTCCAAGAGGAACTCGACCTCGAAGAAAACGAAGGCCGGCCGAAGCTCGAACGTTTCGGGGAACTACTCCATGAGCACATCCAGTCGAACCCTGGATACGGCGACCAAGCGAGAGAGGTGATCGAAGAAACTGATACTGGCTCGATTCAGCAGCGCAAAGCGCTGGAGAAATTACTCGGTGTTCGTGAGACATCCTCTCGTTTGGATGACCCGACATCGTTGATGTTCGATCTTGGCCCGGTAGAGTGGAAGGCACTTGTAGAAGCCTCCCAGTGGGCCACGCCAGTTCAATCACGAATCTTCCGGAATACTCGTGCTGTCCTTGAGAAGTGCCAAGAACTCGACCTACTCGATGACACGGTCCCGACGCGAGACGTAGAAACTACTCGAATCGAACTGGGCGATGCAGAGCCGCTATATGACAAAGTCGAGGAGTACATCGACGAGACCTACAAGCAATCACAGAAGGTACTCACTGGGAAAGAAAAACTCGCCCTCGGGTTCGTGATGACCACGTACCGCCAGCGGCTAACAAGCAGCCTCCACGCAATCCGACAGAGTCTCAAGCGGCGTATGGAGAAGCTCGATGGTAAAGTCGAAGACCTAACGGAGGAGGTCTCAGAGCTCAGTAAGGACTCTGGCGTGACCGAAGCCACCATCGACGAAACAATCGGGCAAGAATCACTTGACGCCTACCGCCCCAGCAGCGGTGAAGCTGCGAGTGTAATCCGTGCCGAGCGTTCGGCCCTCCAAGAGTTCGTAGATGACCTTGATCGTGCCCACACGGACCCGAAGGTCGCCCAGTTAGGACGTGATATCCGGGAACTACGTCAAGACGCGAAGGACAACATCATCATATTCACCCAGTATCACGACACACTAGAGCATATTCGAGAAACGCTCACAGATACCCACCCTCACGTCGGGACCTACAGTGGGAAGGGTGGAATGCGATACGACGTCGATACTGGAGAGTGGGATAACGTTGGCAAAGAGGAAATCAAGCGGGATTTCACACAAGGAAGTACCAATATTCTAATATGTACCGACAGCGCAAGTGAGGGACTCAACCTCCAAACAGCTGACGCACTGATCAACTTCGACTTACCATGGAACCCGATGCGTGTCGAACAGCGAATTGGACGCATCGACCGAATCGGGCAGAAAAACGAGATTGTGAAGATCATCAACTACGCGTACAAAGACAGTATTGACGGGGACATCTACGAGGAGTTGGAGGGGCGACTACAGTTGTTCGAGAACGTTGTTGGGCCAATGCGACCAGTTCTGAACAGTATTGAGTCAGACATCAAAAACGCCGTCATGGGTGGAACTACTGACGGAAATGAGTCTGCAGAGCAGGTAGTTCAGAAGGCCGACGACAAGGCGCAACAAGCACAACAAAAAGCGGAAGAGACAGGTCTGGAAGACGAAGCCGATTCAGCGACGACACGTGAGGCAATTATCGAGAGTTCTGGACTTGACGGATGGGAGCCATACTGCCATCCCGCGCTGGAGAGCGTCGGAAGTGAAGATAGAGCGTACGAACCCCTAGTTGATCTCGGAACGATTGAAACACTTCTGACCCAGAGCACCCGTCTTGAGGAGGCTGGTTGGGAATTTACTGCACTGCGAAATCACGAACGGAAGGATGATTTCTCCAGCGTGATCGATGACGCTTATGTGCTTCATACACCCGATCTCGACCGGATAACCGTTGCCGACTCGTTCACAGAAACCGCACAGGCAGAACTCGGAGGAGAGGGACTAGTAGTTACGTTCGATCCAGAAATTTCGGAGTCGTATCCGTCAATCAGACTCTTACTACCAGGCGACCCGCTGTTTGAAGCTCTTATCAACGATGCAATAGCCGATGAGTCAGATATCCTTGAATTCGTGTGTGGGACCCACGGTAAGAGCGGCTCTCAAGTGACCACGGCGGACCACGTAGACGACACTCAAACAGCGGAGGTCGTACAGCCAGCATCAACAAACGAATCTGTAAAGAACTTGCTCGGCGGAACCGAGTCGGTCCCATCACCTGATAGCGCGGAACAGACTGTTCTGGAGTGGCTTTCACGGGCACCCCGTGTAGAATAG
- a CDS encoding DUF1156 domain-containing protein codes for MTDKTPIEDADVPETVSIESKLPLNAIDIESQKDMESGRYHPLRSLHKWFAARPTPAVRLSIIASAYPGTIEPDELLKLMQVGPNALESGISEFVENKFSEPRTSGTLDDHYGYPNPNTQTPTKAEIDRLHNEIQDGWGGESPTILDPTAGRGSIPFEAMRYGFNTKANELNPIPSLVMKTALDYVRNVGSIESELHEWRDKIHQTATEAIEPYFPTKKPGRTILNSAFTYLIKCDSCGGDIPLTGKWWLDKTAEGGDAIRPIYSNGDVDYEHVKVENVDDSYDPDDGPVSSGDAVCPHCDVPTLKKDLQSKIKNGEFDYSIYGVNYENEDGTHQFRAGDEVDRRGMEKARDRVESDFDLLTFLTEPIEVSSRINDPTNWGMEEWRDIFNPRQLVTHYEYYSAFEDHKEEVRSEYDDKKADAILTVLSLAVSRTITFNSRLSQWYDDRGIPDKIFSDNNYAFKKMAGDNNISAPRRGYTRCTNHVIESYEKLVSFSPTGTADLSSQDAATLTSKWEPGSVDIAIVDPPYYSSILYAELSDLFYVVQKRYLEDIHPDLFQKKLTNKADEAIANPARFEDISDGDQSKDELADAFYEEKMEEIFSETQDLLTENGIMTVMFTHREMDAWDTLTSALINAGFTITATHPIKTEMGDRVGLQGKASADSSIFLVARKREDQTTGRTLWEDVQDDIREAARDQAEDILDSGYNISKTDTAIAAYGPTLQKYAEEYPVVNKKGEEIRPREALSQAREAVTGVLAERFLKTDGIEQIDSLSRWYILSWLIYENDTIPYDEARQLGVAANVDIDNIKRPTKIWGKSGKDIQLKDHTDRVQDIVMLKSDDAEDPSSRKYPVNPTDTRFTYNIDAVHSAIHVYEREGARAAWQWLSDRNLKSDQEFEATITALLEVLPTESDMRETLVNIVSGETGDYLDINLDHIDMTKDGQTELSDHE; via the coding sequence ATGACTGATAAAACACCAATAGAAGATGCAGATGTTCCAGAGACCGTTTCAATCGAATCGAAACTTCCGCTAAATGCTATTGACATTGAAAGCCAGAAAGATATGGAGTCGGGACGATATCATCCGCTTCGAAGTCTCCACAAGTGGTTTGCCGCACGTCCTACACCCGCTGTTCGTCTGTCAATTATAGCATCAGCATATCCCGGTACTATTGAACCGGATGAGCTATTGAAACTCATGCAAGTGGGTCCAAATGCGTTGGAGTCGGGGATCTCTGAATTTGTAGAGAATAAATTTTCTGAGCCTAGAACTAGCGGTACTCTTGACGACCATTACGGGTATCCCAATCCGAACACACAAACGCCGACTAAAGCTGAGATTGACCGTCTTCATAACGAAATTCAAGATGGATGGGGTGGTGAATCTCCAACCATCCTAGATCCAACTGCGGGCCGTGGGAGTATCCCATTTGAGGCGATGAGATACGGATTTAACACAAAAGCAAATGAGTTAAATCCGATCCCGTCATTAGTCATGAAAACGGCACTAGATTATGTTCGTAACGTCGGTTCCATAGAATCGGAGCTACATGAGTGGCGAGATAAGATCCATCAAACTGCAACAGAGGCAATAGAGCCGTATTTCCCTACTAAAAAGCCGGGCAGAACAATACTAAACTCGGCATTTACCTATCTAATCAAATGTGATTCGTGTGGTGGCGATATTCCGCTAACCGGGAAATGGTGGCTTGATAAGACAGCGGAAGGTGGAGATGCGATTCGACCAATATACAGCAACGGGGACGTAGATTACGAACATGTCAAAGTGGAAAACGTAGATGATAGCTATGACCCCGATGATGGTCCAGTATCTAGCGGGGATGCAGTGTGTCCACATTGTGATGTTCCCACGCTAAAAAAGGATCTTCAATCAAAAATAAAGAATGGTGAATTTGACTATAGCATCTATGGTGTTAACTACGAGAATGAAGATGGGACACATCAGTTTAGAGCGGGTGACGAGGTCGATCGGAGAGGTATGGAGAAGGCGCGTGATCGAGTAGAGTCCGACTTTGATTTACTCACGTTCCTTACCGAACCGATCGAAGTGAGTAGTCGAATAAACGACCCAACAAATTGGGGAATGGAAGAATGGCGCGATATATTCAATCCTCGACAACTAGTCACTCACTATGAATATTATTCTGCATTTGAAGATCACAAGGAAGAGGTCAGATCAGAATATGACGACAAGAAGGCAGATGCAATTCTAACAGTCTTATCACTGGCAGTAAGTAGAACAATTACATTTAATTCCCGGCTTAGTCAGTGGTACGACGACAGAGGAATTCCGGATAAAATCTTCTCTGATAATAATTATGCTTTCAAGAAAATGGCAGGGGATAATAATATCTCTGCGCCACGACGTGGCTATACTCGGTGTACAAACCACGTTATCGAATCTTACGAGAAACTAGTATCCTTCTCACCAACGGGTACTGCAGATCTCTCGTCACAAGATGCAGCAACGCTAACATCCAAATGGGAACCTGGATCAGTAGATATCGCTATTGTTGACCCCCCATACTACAGCAGCATTCTGTACGCTGAGCTATCTGATCTGTTTTACGTTGTGCAAAAAAGATATCTAGAGGATATTCATCCAGATCTATTTCAGAAAAAGCTGACAAATAAGGCTGACGAGGCAATTGCGAATCCAGCCCGATTTGAAGATATCTCAGACGGAGACCAATCTAAAGATGAGCTGGCCGACGCGTTTTACGAAGAAAAAATGGAGGAAATTTTCTCAGAGACACAAGACCTCCTGACGGAAAATGGCATAATGACGGTTATGTTCACCCATCGAGAGATGGATGCTTGGGACACACTCACTTCAGCACTCATCAACGCAGGCTTCACAATTACTGCCACCCACCCGATTAAAACCGAAATGGGAGATCGGGTCGGACTGCAGGGGAAAGCGAGCGCAGATAGTTCCATCTTCCTCGTCGCCCGTAAGCGAGAAGACCAGACTACAGGACGAACACTTTGGGAAGATGTACAAGACGATATTCGGGAGGCAGCCAGGGACCAAGCGGAAGATATCTTAGACTCAGGATACAACATCTCGAAGACGGACACGGCCATCGCCGCCTACGGCCCAACGCTGCAGAAGTACGCCGAGGAGTACCCCGTCGTGAACAAGAAGGGCGAAGAGATCCGGCCTCGGGAGGCGCTGAGTCAGGCCCGAGAGGCAGTTACGGGTGTACTCGCTGAACGATTCCTCAAGACCGACGGTATTGAGCAAATCGACTCGCTCTCGCGCTGGTACATTCTCTCGTGGCTCATCTACGAGAACGACACCATCCCCTACGACGAGGCACGACAGTTGGGCGTCGCTGCCAACGTCGATATTGACAACATCAAGCGTCCAACCAAGATCTGGGGAAAGAGTGGGAAGGACATCCAGCTGAAAGACCACACTGACCGCGTTCAGGACATCGTCATGCTGAAAAGCGACGATGCTGAGGACCCATCCTCTCGGAAGTATCCAGTCAACCCGACCGACACTCGATTCACCTACAACATCGACGCGGTCCACTCCGCGATTCACGTCTACGAACGCGAAGGGGCCCGCGCAGCTTGGCAGTGGCTCTCGGACCGAAACCTCAAATCGGACCAAGAATTCGAAGCGACGATAACTGCTCTACTAGAGGTTCTACCCACTGAGTCGGACATGCGTGAAACTCTCGTCAACATCGTTTCCGGCGAAACTGGCGACTACCTCGACATCAACCTCGATCACATCGACATGACGAAAGACGGCCAAACTGAACTCAGCGACCACGAATAA
- a CDS encoding ATP-binding protein → MSDTQSTPAQRSDVPSIFDTCEPRQDVLTGELAEDQFAASLADVAHSSDAPEVYADPQLFFEKTYPTSGLQELLTRLTTRFVGSHQDDYTGTNGILRLDTSFGGGKTHNQIAAYHLAESPEAVPDISDFIHDQELADNYTEAAALGLDVNTAVFVGTHVDAEDARSNYEDADAPATKTMWGEMAYQLFGREGYEFLRENDENRTPPGTTKLERLFERNDDPSLILIDEIAAYLEQAAAVEIGDSTLAKQTNAFLMSLLSATQNNDKVTVVLSIADTAFADQAEDIRGLVSETISEFNSISDRVEDSITPTEDSEIAAVLRHRLFEDIGDDGRDATVDAYASFYVGDRDSFPDHAASAEHKERLKESYPIHPTVIDTLTEELDSLPSFQRTRGALKLLSRGVARLWKRQDDERGRHYVRLFDLHPSDGDVRSTLLRLFSSVDMDFEAAIKADIYSEDGTANAEEEDRDWIKNGHPPLGTQLTTSILWKSIVKGAEGRGTTRRPLRHAVANIDVELAHYDDALNNLLGEGRRSACFFLHGDNGEKIQFKSEPNLTKLVDSVVEQLQDGLARRHLEEALDSALGQGSLNVIVGPEQPHEIPDTADEAHLCVMDFDTVTISDYETVPETIQTLFKNTASSSGGQKTPRVYKNNVVFLAASTNDVTDAKRTAERVAAIKHIQNNLGDQYELNKEQRDKLGERLDSAKGTLDQDIKKAYTHLYFPTADGLAHRNVTTDSTIHQSVIEKLEEAGAIIPEGEGAYGVDWFEATIWNVGATSMTTRALEEQFGKRQDAEILLSPIPLRKTIAKLVSESNYAYWDDDLQKGYHTSNATLSTDEHELDDAENLASGLDYQNVKLTQSHALYKSIDELVSDIGDEIDWEEPEEEEPEDESDGGKSDDGDNTDDDVDDDIDEPESFSRLIEVETSDPVHISRALQEMRADIADELTEAHEEYRGHPDELTSVVEGVWIRIDGADAWKGTWFTANKLSNSEKFGDHTTMNFDYEANDGDGESVFEVDFNGTPDVFADHLRFNMEPEDLSSPDGGRTAEADFSIEFDQEDGHLYEETFDAIDDLLAVDNAFTVTMHTQIRVVEASEVAGS, encoded by the coding sequence ATGAGTGATACACAATCCACACCGGCACAGCGAAGTGACGTCCCCAGTATATTCGACACCTGTGAACCACGGCAGGATGTTCTCACTGGAGAGCTCGCAGAGGACCAGTTCGCTGCGAGCTTAGCAGACGTTGCACACAGCAGTGATGCACCAGAAGTCTACGCTGACCCGCAGCTGTTCTTTGAGAAGACTTACCCGACAAGCGGGCTGCAAGAACTGCTGACACGGCTCACGACTCGGTTCGTCGGCTCTCACCAAGACGACTACACTGGGACAAACGGAATCCTCCGCCTCGACACGAGTTTCGGCGGTGGGAAGACGCATAACCAGATTGCCGCGTACCACTTAGCCGAGTCGCCTGAAGCTGTCCCGGATATTTCCGACTTCATCCACGATCAAGAACTCGCTGACAACTATACCGAAGCCGCGGCACTCGGGCTCGACGTCAACACCGCTGTCTTTGTCGGGACACACGTAGATGCAGAAGATGCCCGTTCGAATTACGAGGACGCCGATGCCCCCGCAACCAAGACGATGTGGGGCGAAATGGCCTATCAGCTCTTTGGACGTGAGGGGTACGAGTTCCTTCGAGAAAACGACGAGAACCGAACCCCACCTGGAACTACTAAGCTCGAACGGTTGTTCGAGCGTAACGACGACCCGTCGCTCATCCTCATCGACGAGATTGCGGCATACTTGGAGCAAGCTGCAGCCGTGGAAATCGGGGACTCAACACTTGCAAAGCAGACAAACGCGTTCTTGATGTCGCTGCTGTCTGCGACTCAGAACAACGACAAAGTCACCGTTGTTCTAAGTATTGCGGACACAGCCTTCGCCGACCAAGCCGAAGACATCCGAGGGCTCGTCTCGGAGACGATCTCCGAGTTCAACAGCATCAGTGACCGTGTCGAGGACTCGATCACCCCAACAGAGGACAGCGAAATCGCTGCCGTGCTCCGCCACCGGTTGTTCGAAGACATTGGCGATGACGGACGTGACGCGACAGTCGATGCGTACGCGTCCTTCTACGTCGGTGATCGTGATTCCTTCCCCGACCATGCAGCAAGCGCGGAGCACAAGGAACGACTGAAGGAGAGTTACCCAATTCACCCGACCGTCATCGACACACTCACCGAAGAACTCGACTCGCTTCCATCGTTCCAACGAACGCGTGGAGCACTCAAACTCCTGTCTCGGGGCGTTGCACGGCTCTGGAAGCGACAAGATGACGAACGAGGACGGCATTACGTTCGCCTGTTCGACCTCCACCCATCCGATGGCGACGTCCGTTCGACGCTCTTGCGACTGTTCTCCTCGGTCGATATGGACTTCGAGGCGGCGATCAAAGCGGACATCTACTCTGAAGACGGCACCGCAAACGCCGAGGAAGAAGACCGAGACTGGATAAAGAACGGGCACCCACCGCTTGGAACACAACTCACTACGTCCATCCTCTGGAAGAGCATCGTCAAAGGTGCCGAAGGCCGCGGTACTACGCGGCGGCCGCTTCGACACGCAGTCGCCAATATCGACGTCGAACTCGCTCACTACGACGACGCACTGAACAACCTTCTCGGAGAAGGTCGGCGTTCTGCATGCTTCTTCCTCCACGGAGACAATGGCGAGAAGATCCAGTTCAAGTCTGAACCGAACCTGACAAAACTCGTCGATTCCGTCGTCGAACAGCTTCAGGACGGGCTCGCTCGACGACACCTCGAAGAAGCACTTGACTCGGCGCTTGGGCAGGGTAGCCTCAACGTCATCGTGGGTCCAGAACAGCCCCACGAGATCCCGGACACGGCTGACGAAGCACACCTGTGCGTGATGGACTTCGATACCGTCACGATCTCGGACTACGAGACCGTGCCAGAGACGATTCAGACGCTGTTCAAAAACACGGCGTCCTCCAGTGGTGGGCAGAAGACGCCGCGGGTGTACAAGAACAACGTTGTCTTCCTCGCAGCTAGCACAAACGACGTTACCGATGCGAAACGGACTGCCGAGCGCGTCGCCGCAATCAAACACATCCAGAACAACCTCGGCGACCAGTATGAACTGAACAAAGAACAGCGGGACAAACTCGGTGAGCGCCTCGACAGCGCAAAAGGCACGCTGGACCAAGACATCAAGAAAGCGTACACGCACCTGTACTTCCCGACCGCCGACGGCCTCGCACACCGGAACGTTACGACTGACAGTACGATCCACCAGAGCGTAATCGAGAAGCTCGAAGAGGCGGGCGCAATCATTCCCGAGGGCGAAGGGGCGTACGGCGTCGATTGGTTCGAAGCGACGATCTGGAACGTCGGCGCGACGTCGATGACTACGCGCGCACTCGAAGAGCAATTCGGCAAGCGCCAAGACGCCGAGATCCTCCTCTCACCGATCCCGCTTCGCAAGACCATCGCCAAGTTGGTGTCCGAGTCCAACTACGCGTACTGGGACGACGACTTGCAGAAAGGATACCACACGTCGAATGCCACGCTCTCGACTGATGAGCACGAACTAGACGACGCCGAAAATCTCGCCAGTGGGCTTGACTACCAGAACGTCAAACTCACGCAGTCACACGCCCTCTACAAGTCCATCGACGAGTTGGTTTCCGACATCGGAGACGAAATCGACTGGGAAGAACCGGAAGAGGAAGAGCCAGAAGACGAGAGTGACGGTGGCAAATCCGACGATGGTGACAATACCGACGACGACGTCGATGACGACATCGACGAGCCCGAATCGTTCAGCAGGCTCATCGAGGTTGAAACGTCCGACCCGGTCCATATCTCGCGTGCACTGCAGGAGATGCGTGCCGATATCGCCGACGAGCTTACCGAGGCACACGAGGAATACCGCGGTCATCCTGACGAACTCACCTCTGTTGTCGAAGGCGTATGGATACGGATCGACGGCGCAGACGCCTGGAAGGGGACGTGGTTCACCGCCAACAAACTCAGCAACTCCGAGAAGTTCGGCGACCACACCACGATGAACTTCGACTACGAGGCCAACGATGGAGACGGCGAATCCGTCTTCGAGGTCGATTTCAACGGGACCCCCGACGTGTTCGCCGACCACCTCCGATTCAACATGGAGCCGGAGGATCTCTCCAGCCCCGATGGTGGTCGCACAGCAGAGGCGGACTTCAGCATCGAGTTCGACCAAGAAGACGGACACCTCTACGAAGAGACGTTCGATGCCATCGACGACCTTCTCGCCGTGGACAACGCGTTCACCGTGACGATGCACACTCAGATCCGGGTAGTCGAAGCAAGCGAGGTGGCTGGCTCGTGA
- a CDS encoding uracil-DNA glycosylase family protein yields MDDLHEECFEAHVDLVENQWELSARDWWHRYEDDDPDYVDSESDSEFDNQLDKLNFYAFYRCYPARDQEIAVVGTNPKLDPDGPGDDVFDFAEMAEDFEKIQEKSVSTMKEYFTNYSDHPRHAWLGVYKSDEPIDKGGVFRPLATDTDYLDEEEYLNSGIYDDRIYNTIYYTNLFKFGSGDFGELPESDAAAELGEEYLKMELDRVDPEVVIMIGEGVSGLVDSRDLGEIHGTHQKYAGFDVIPHYHPSMYSSNASKEDYQRYRETVLKLLG; encoded by the coding sequence ATGGACGACTTACACGAGGAATGTTTCGAGGCTCACGTCGATTTAGTTGAGAATCAGTGGGAACTTTCGGCTCGTGATTGGTGGCATCGATATGAGGACGATGATCCGGACTACGTAGATAGTGAATCTGATTCTGAGTTCGATAACCAACTAGACAAACTGAACTTCTACGCGTTCTACAGGTGTTATCCAGCACGGGATCAGGAAATCGCAGTTGTCGGTACGAATCCGAAACTCGATCCCGATGGGCCGGGTGATGATGTTTTTGACTTTGCGGAGATGGCCGAGGATTTCGAGAAGATTCAGGAGAAGTCGGTTTCGACGATGAAGGAGTACTTCACGAATTACTCTGATCATCCTCGACACGCTTGGCTAGGCGTCTACAAGAGCGACGAACCGATTGACAAAGGCGGTGTGTTCAGACCATTGGCGACCGATACTGACTATCTTGATGAAGAGGAGTATTTAAACTCCGGTATCTACGATGATAGGATATATAATACGATTTATTATACGAACTTATTCAAGTTCGGAAGTGGGGATTTTGGAGAGTTGCCGGAGTCTGATGCAGCTGCAGAACTTGGGGAAGAGTATCTTAAAATGGAATTAGACCGGGTCGATCCTGAAGTAGTTATAATGATTGGTGAGGGTGTTTCCGGGTTGGTTGATTCCCGTGATTTAGGTGAGATTCACGGCACGCATCAGAAGTATGCTGGATTCGATGTGATACCGCATTATCACCCGTCTATGTACAGTAGTAACGCATCAAAAGAAGATTATCAGAGGTATAGAGAGACTGTTCTGAAGCTTCTAGGCTGA